The following is a genomic window from Neurospora crassa OR74A linkage group III, whole genome shotgun sequence.
CATGAACCCAGGCCCAGCGCCGCGACCTCCCACGGACAAGCCCCGCCTCGGCCTCACCCCCAACACCAATTCACCCGGGAACATCTCCAACCTTCCTGGGAACATGTCCAACCTGAGCCTCCGGTCGCCTGCCCCAGGGGTAACTAGTACATACAGCGGCTCGACCATCGCCCTCCCCATCCAAAGACAAATGTCAAACAACGACGGCACCGGCGGCCTTGCCGTCATCAAGCAAGGTTGGGCCAGTGTCAAGGAGAGCAAGAACTTCATCAACCCTTGGAAGAACAAGTACCTGATCCTACGAAAGGAGTCACTGGATTTCCACAAGGCCGAGAGCAGTAAAGTTGCCTATACCCTCTACCTCAAGGACGTTATCAATGTCGGCCGTGTGGAGGCCGCAGGAACCATTTTCGAGATCAAGAGGCAGTCTAGCGGTGCCTCCACGAGTCccggagaggaggaaaatggCATCAGGACCCTTCAGATCCGCGTGAaggccgacgacgacctTTATGAATGGATTGACTTTATTTACGCGCGTTGCCCAGGCATGGGCGGTGTCAGTAATCCTACCAACTTTTCGCATGCCGTTCACGTCGGATTCGATCCCCAGACCGGCGAGTTCGTCGGCCTGCCTCCTGAGTGGTCGAAGCTGCTCAACTCTTCAGCCATTACCCAAGAAGACTACGAAAGGAACCCTCAAGCCGTCTTTGAAGTCCTCGATTTCTATTCCGATTTCAACAAGAATGGCGGCCAAGCGCCCACACCCAACTTTCCCACTCCCCCATCGAACAGCGCACAGAGCAAGCAGCTCGGATACCCGAGCGGTGGAAACTCCGTCGCGCCGCCGCGCCCTACGCAGCCGTTGCAACAACGCAACCCAAGCTCCAACTACCCATCCTcgccgcagcagcaaggTGGCACCAGTTCTCGCTCATCACCCCCCGAGCAGCGCCAGCAGGCGTCGCCGAGCTACAACTCTGAGCGCGCGAGAGAGGAGCAAAGGCGCGAACTGGAGCGCCAGCAgagagagatggaggagcGGGATCGCCGGGATCAGGAAGCTTATAATGCGTCCCTTCCCAAGACGAAGACTCCTATGGCTCAGCAGGAgattggaggtggtggttatgGTGGTGCCGATCGCTTCAACCCAACACGCGCCGCTCCACCAGCACCCAAGGGCTTGCAGCAAGCACCGAGTCTCAAAGCTCAGAGACCTGCGCCTCCCCCACCAAGTTCCAGTTCGAGCCGCCCGCCCGTCGCACAGCAGTCCAGTTCCAGCTCACAGCGTGATCTTGCCCAGGCGCAGGCGCAGAGACGGGCCGAACAGCAGGCTCAGGCGCAACGGAGCCAGAACGGCCAGGCCCCGCCACGACCACCTCACCCATCGGCCAACCAGCCATCCAAGATTCCTACGACCGTGAAGCCGCTTAACGTGGGTCCCAAGCAGCCTCAAGATGGCGTCAAGGCCGCTGAAGCAGCCCTTACGTCCAAGCCCGCTGCTTCTGAGCGTTCCAAGGATGTTCGCATGTCGACCATgtcggagaaggaggttatGCAGAAGCTAAGGGAAGTTGTGTCTCACGAAGACCCCGAAGCCAAGTACtccaagcagaagaagatcgGACAGGGTGCCTCTGGCTCCGTGTACGTCGCCAAGATCAGGGAGAGACCGGGCCAGGATCCCAACGTTTCCAGAAGACGCGGCCAGGTTGCAATCAAGCAGATGGATCTCGCGCACCAGCCGCGCAAGGAGTTGATCGTGAACGAGATCATGGTTATGAAGGACAGCAGTCACCCCAACATTGTCAACTTTGTCGAAGCTTTCCTGAAGAATAAGGACTCGGAACTCTGGGTCGTCATGGAGTACATGGAGGGTGGTGCGTTGACTGATGTCATTGAGAATAACCCCGTTATCACGGAGGAGCAAATTTCTACAATCTGCTTGGAGGTGAGTTGCCGTGCAGGCCTAATATTGAGAGTGATACGATCCTTTACTGACTAAAACTTGTACAGACATGCCGCGGTCTGCAACATCTCCATGAAAGGAACATTATCCATCGTGACATTAAGAGTGACAACGTCCTCTTGGATGCCCGTGGCAATGTCAAGATTAGTAAGTTTCTCCACAATATGTCCTTATTTACGCTCAACTAACTCTGTAATCAGCCGATTTCGGTTTCTGCGCCAAGTTGACCGAAGCTAAGTCCAAGCGCGCCACCATGGTCGGCACGCCCTACTGGATGGCTCCCGAGGTCGTCAAGCAGAAGGAGTACGGCCCCAAGGTCGATATTTGGTCGCTCGGTATCATGGCCATTGAGCTGATCGAGTCGGAGCCTCCTTACCTGAACGAGGAGCCGCTCAAGGCCCTCTACCTCATCGCCACCAACGGTACTCCCAGGCTGAAGAAACCCGAGAAGCTCAGTAAGGAGCTGAAAGCTTTCTTGTCGGTGTGTCTCTGCGTGGATGTCAAGAGCCGTGCATCGGCGGATGAGCTTATCGAGCACGACTTCTTGAAGCATGGATGTCCCTTGAGCAGCTTGGCGGAGCTGCTTGCCTTCAAGAGGTCGGCGAAATAAAGGGTTGTTTATGAGATGAAAGAGGCAGTGATGATAGGTGATGGGTGGGGGTGGATGGTTAGGGAGTCTTTTTAGCTAGAAGCAAGCAACCTTTGCATGAAAGAAACCTGAAAGGGACGTTTAATACTGATGGATACCTAGGCAGGGTGGTAgggtgaagaggatgggTGGACGGGTGGGTTCATCGTCGTTTGGGTCCGGAAATTTTgtcaaagaaagaaagaaagaagaagagcaagcgGTGATATACAACATGATGTACGGGTTTTGGATCTTCTCTCCGATGGAGTTTCGAAGTGTTACTGTGCGCGTACGATACCCTTATGGCAACTTAAGTACTAGGCATGTGTCGTCCTTGTGGAAATGTGGCTGGGAAGGAAGTGGGCGAAGGGCTAAGGAGTTAGAAATGAAAATCGATGTAGAACATGTGTGGTTTAACCATTACGCTTCTCGTCATCTACATAACACTCTTCATAACCACTGTCATATAGGTATCATTTATGGTATTGGGAACCAATAGTACATCCTCCCAATCCATGCAGGTGTGGAAGGTGGCCCGTGCGCCCCTGGACCTTACTATTTGAGTGAACCTCAAAACGCGGTTGTCCTGACAACAAAAACACACGATCATCAACGAATCAGGAGGAGTATGAGTTGCGATGCACGAGTCAAagaaccttgacggcctcgtTGTATGAAAATCAAACGACAATACGGTCGCATGCACTTCTctcgttctttttttttctggccGATTGCAACACTCCCGAGGAGTAAGATGCAACGATGTCGAAACTTATAACCAAAACAAAGGTCCGCAAGTACGGAAAGCCAACCACGAAGAGCAGGGCAGAACTGCTTTTCGCGGAACTGCCCAAGACTCCGTTGAAACAGCCACGCCGAGAACCCATACCACAAATTCTGGAGCCGGAACCATTACAGATCTCGGAACCCGAAATCTTGGAGCCCAATCCGGCCAACCATGAGCACCACGAGTCGAAATCAGCCCCAGAACCGGAACCAATGTCCAACGAGGACGATGTTCATGATGTTACAGAACACTTCGACTCGATATTgcttgatgaagaggacgatCACCAAGATGCGCCCTACGCATCTACGCCGCGACCTTCAATAGGAAGTTATACGAGTTACAATACCTCCatacaaccaccacaaccacttAGGACTTCACTGTCATCACAATCTCCACGACTTTCTCCATTCAGGAAACTTGCATCTCCATCACAACCAAGTCCAGCAACACTTCAACCACCCACAACCAAGTCCCCGACTAACCGCCACCCACAACAATTTCCCCTCAAATCCCCACGAGTCCGCCAACTTATCCAAGAAGCCAAcccccatcaacaccaacaagaccaagaccaccaagaacaacaagaataCTCCTTCTACgatacctcctccttccacaCCCTTTCCTGGTCTGACATCTGCGGTCCCCCCTCGCCCCTTAACTCCATTACGAAAATAGCCGAAGCCTCCTACGCCGAAGTCTACCGCATCACCAACCCTCGCGGGACGTCCATCATCAAAGTGATTCGTTTGCAATCACCCATCAAACCGCAAACCAAAGCCCAGATCAAGTCCGGGCTGGTGGACGAAGAGCCCCACGCCGAATCGGACCTGCAAGGCGAATTGAAAATCAGTGAATGGCTGGCCGACATCCCGGGGTTCGTTATTTACAAGGAGCGGTTCATTGTCGAAGGCAAAGGAACAAAGGAGTTGTTGGAGACGCATCAGGTGTTtcagaggaagatgaagaggaaggaccCCGGAAGGGCGCAATTCTATCCGTCTCCGAGTCGGTATTTGGAGAGCACGAGGTTTCTGGTGGTGGAGTTGGGAGACGCGGGCACGGCGTTGGAGGATTTCATGGTTGAAGTGAAAACAGGGGCGGAGGATATGTTGTGGGATGTCTTTCTGAGTACGGCggtggcgatggcgagggcGGAGGGGATGGTGAGGTTTGAGCATCGGGATTTGCATGAGGGGAATTTGTGTGTGAGAAGGGTCAGGGGTGCGCGGCAGAAGAAGCCGGCCGAAGGGGATGATGAGAcgacgggaggaggaggagtcaaGTTCGGTTGGTCAGGATTGGAGGTTACCATTCTGGACTATGGTCTTTCAAGGGCTACGGATCCAGAGACGATCGGGCCTGATGTAGAATCATGCCTGACATCACCTATCGGACGGAAGACTACGGCCGACAGAGAAGTCAAAGAGGAAGCAGTCGTCTTCTACGACCTGGAAAAAGACCCGGCAATGTTCACTTCGAGGCACGCGCCTCAGTGCGATATCTACCGACTCATGCGCTCCCACTTGCTCGACAACACACCAGAAGGAAAATCGATTTCCTGGGCGGGATATTACCCGTACACTAATGTTCTATGGCTGTCATACATCTACAGTTACCTCTGTCAACACTTCAAAGGGGACAAACGCGAGCTGAAAGCGTGGAGGGAGGAAACAGAGGAGATGTGGAAGTACCTGGACCCAGAGCAAGTGGATGATGTGAGGCAAGAAGGGAGCATTGGTTTCGGTGCGGCGGGGGATGTGGTGGTCTTTGCGGTGGAGAAGGGCTGGATCACAGAGGAACAGGTGATGGATGTTGGGGACAGGAGTACGATGTTGTTTGAGGAATCGAGGCTTGGAGTCCCGCCTATAGAGGGAATGAAGAGTGAAGGCAAAAATGCGATTGCTGAGAGTGTGGAAAATCAGCAGGCCAGTGAGAGAACTGAGTCATGGAATGAGAGTGAAGAGGACGATCAGATTCGCCGCCATCCTAAGAGgaggcggacgaggaggaaatACGTCGAAGAGGATGAGTAGCATATGATCAACGAACGAGCATAGCATAGCGTTTAGTATTACTGTAATTCTCTTTTACTGTTTATATTTGCATTGAGAAATACTCCAAATTCCCGGTCgtcttccctctctcttctttccctcggTCTCAAGATCATCTCACAACAAGCTGGACCATCGTCACACTTTCTTCGTTCTGCTTACTCTagtccttttcctcttcgttCGCGTCCTCGTCAAGCTCAACCGAATCCCACTCCAAGCGACACGTCACATCAGCAGGATCTTCAATATCAGGGCTTCCTCTTTTGCCCTCAGGAGCCTGATGGTAACCCCTTCTACAGCCGGTTTCCTAAAAAGGTACTTGTTACAGCAAGCATACACGGGCTCTTCCTAAAGGTGGTCCTTTTTGCGGTTCTCCGGCGTATCCCCTGGGCCATGAAAATTGAAGTTCCAATAAATCCACACTTTAAATCAGGAGTCGATCACCAGGCTTTCTGCACATGATTTTAGACATTTGTAACAGGGAGGTTGCAAAACGTTGCTGACTTTATTTGCTTCAATAAAAGCGGCAGTGttttctgttgttgttgttgttgttgttgttgttgttgttgttgttgttgttgttgttgttgttgttgttgttgttgttgttgttgttgttgttgttgttgttgttgttgttgttgttgttgttgttgttgattgcCTCTGCGAGCTTCTCGTCCTTGGAATTGTTCTCCATGGCACCTGAAGAGGTATGAGGAGGTGATTTTATGGAAGTATATGGAAAAGGCTAAGTCCAAGGGGGGTTCTGGATAGCTGGCAGAGCAGGTAGCTATATTCCGAAGAGATGATATCTGAGGGAAGAAACGAGGGAGACGACCTGGGAGAAATTCCATTATGCACTTAGTAGACTGAGCCCTCCTTCGGGATATTATTATCATACTGGTTTGGTGGTTGGTTTGGTTCTTCGACTATGAGTTGAATAGGGAAGCTTTGGAGCTCTTTTTATCCTTTCAAAAGAGGAACTGTTCCCTGTGTAAAGCGATATGGGATAAAGGTACGGGTTTGTGACGCTACTACAGAAGCCTCTGATGGGTGTCCTCCAATGCCTCCCTCCATTTCCTTCAAGGCCTTCAAAATTGGATAATAAGCCTGTATAACAAAATCCTTCATATGGGGCTGAAAATTTTCATACACCTAGTAAAGCTTTTGACTTTTTTGTACGAGACTAACAAACATACCAGTGCTGGATCGTGTGGAATCGCCTCGTTTGTTTGCCGTTGCTATCGCTTTACTCGTCCTTCTCTTgctcttcgtcgtcctcccCTTCGTCCTTCTGATCGGCCgaatcatcaacatcaaccctTCCTCTTTTGCTGTTAGCGGCCCGGTGGTAACCCAATTGACACCCTTCTGCCTCATCGGCTCGCTTGTTGCAGCATGGATAAACGAATCCCCCGAGGGTGTCAGGATTATTACGGTTCTCTTCCGAATCCATCACGCCAAAGCAATTCTCGTCATAGTCAGCCCATATGGACGAATTCTCGTCGAGTTCCATTTCCTCTATTCGCCGGTCAGCTATCTGCCCAAGGAGAGAGGCAGAAGTCGCACACATACCTGAGTGGAAGCGACATTCCTTCTTATTGTCGTCTTCCTCAAAAGCCTGGCCACATTCAACGCAGATATGAACGGGAGACGTCGCTTTCCGTTTGGAGTCAGAACTTCTTCCCTTGGCCGCGTTGAACTTGTTCAGTTCATAAAAATGCTTGCCGATGAGTTGTTCAACCTCACGCCTAGCGCAAAGGCCGCGCAGAACTGCGCGAAGAGTGGACTCATCCGCTGAGGCGATTGCCTCCATGAGCTTGTCGCCCGTCTGGACTGCCTCCATGGTTGCTTGGAGAATTTTTGTGAAGACGATTCTGCAGTCAACAAAATATCAGAAGGGCTGAATGTCAAAAGCGTTACAGGACTGTAGCAGAGGTATGCAGATCAGTGACGGAGTGACGGAGTGACGGAGGGGTGAGgtagaaggaagaaaaggagaagaagttcGGAAGAACCAGATGGAAATTCTTTTAATGCTCAGAGTAACCTGGCCCCACTGGAATCTAGAACAAAAGCGGTAGTTGGTGTGATTGTAAGTTTGGCACTTTCGGCTCGCGAGCTGCAGCGCAAAACGAGGTGGTTGATACGAAAGATAGTGGTTAGCTGCCATAACTGTTGGGAGGCTTTTGAAAAGCTGTTAATTCTACCATGCTAGTCCCaaagaggatggaaggaCACGCTGCAAAAAACAAAGACAGTGCTTCCATGTTCCGTGGAACTCGCTCAGGCTTCAGAATACCCGGGGAAAAGATGGCCCCGGAGAACTTGGCCGTACCGTAAGAGGCGCCGAAGGGTGGTCATGCTCGTTTGCATGGTCTGTTTGGTGAGACTCTGAGGTTTTGATCGAGGATGGGGTGGTCAAGGTTAGAGTTCACAAACAGAGTAAACGGGACTGTCACAGAAAGAAGCGTATGTCAGTCGGAGGTTTATGACATTTTCTGGGAGAGTAAGATGAAATCTGACCATATGTCCCGTTCAATGTAGGCTTTCTGCACTGTTAAAGCTGCTTTTGTCGTTGTTGAGTTCCTGGTTCAGTCTACTGGTTCCTCGTCtttcagcagcagctgaaGTAAGATTCTCGAACATACTACCTTTGACTGGAGTAATCATATGAGACAGGGCTTTGTTTGATATCTCGAAGTAGGCTCTTGGCCCTTTCCATACTACCATATTAccctggtttgtttgttattTTGGTACAGAAAACGCCCATTTCCACTCTAGAGCTACCAAATGTGGAAAAAGCATTCGATTGTCAGACAGACGGGTACTGAAAGGGGACCACCTTCTTATATCTTCCAGTCTGGGGGGTCCCGTAGGAGACGGAGAGAGGCATAAGAAGGCTTCTGTGGCGTTTTCCACCCTGGCTCTTGTCCCATGACGCTTCAAACGGAGGCCAGTTTCTCTCTTTGGAGCCCAATGAGAGCCCCAAAAATTCCCCTATTCAACCCATGGCCGAAGAACCAAATTAAGAAACCAGTATTGAATTGTACTTGGTGTCATTCTCACCAAGACCATAAGCGTTTGAGGCTCAGAAAAATGCTCAATAGTGGTGGTGAGCTGCCGATTGGAGAGGTAGGATCACGATGACTCAACCTGATACTCGGATTACAGACCAAAAGCAATCGCAAGAGAAGCAACAATGCGAAGCCATCCCAAAGAAGTGTTAGTCGCACCGCTTTATCGATTCAAGTGTACTCTGTTCAACATCCTTCCTGAGGCAGACCCCTAGGTGGTGGATGGCCTCACCAAGAAGGATTTAATCCATTTGCTTCGCACTAGATTGGTAGATGGTTGAGGATTTCTGTCGACGAACGTGAGCCAGCATAATCTCAAGCGTTGGATGACTCTGGAGGTTTCCTAGTACTTCTCGTCAGTTAGCTTGACCGAATCAATGCTCGAGGCTCGAGTACCATACATACTCTAGCCCATTTTTCATCCCATGGCATATATGACACGCCTCATGTAAACCAGCCAGTCTATTTTTGATCCCCCCTTCTCAATCTTTTGCCTATCCTGTCCGATGAGTATGTCCTCCATtttacctcctcctttgaTTCAACCAACTACCCAACCACCTCCACCGTTCCGCCACGCCCTCAACCCACTCCACATCCCCAACCAACCCACTCACCCTCCCCTCCGGATCATCCCACCGATTGCCCTCAAACTCGATAAAGAAGAGATACTGAAACGGCGCAATCAGGCTCGGCAAGCTATTGATGCTCGTCAGGTTCAGGCCTCTCCGCTTGAAGCACCCCAAGACATCTGCCAGCGCGCCGGGCGTATGATGCGGCACCGTGAACGAGACCATAGACTTATACAAGCCCTTGTAAGCGTCAATCCTCTCCGTATCATCATTCCTCCCGCCGTAGCTGCCAGAAACCGACGAAGACGGACGAGGCGATAGAGAAACGGGCGATCCTCCCGAGGTCGGAGACCCAAGCAGAGACTCTGCCCGATCCGTGGTCCACGGCAATCCCTCGGGCAGCTGCACCTCCTGCTCGACACCGTCGtcgctgcggctgctgcagGGTCGTCTGCGCAGGACAAAGAAGCGGGTTGTGTTGTCTTCGCGGTCTTCAATGCAGCGCGCAAGGACATCCAGGCCGGCCATCTCGCCGGCTACTTCACCCGCTACGGCAGCGCTCGAGCCGGTGGcgtcagcagcagcgagcTCGGCAGCTTTGCTAGTGGAGGAGACCTCGATGGTCTCGACGCCCTTGAGATAGGTGGCGAAAAACTTGGCGGTTTGGCCGAAGGCTTGGGGGTGGGAGTAGACGCGTTTGACGTGGGAGAGGGAAGTTAGGGGCGTCCCCTTTGCGTTTTGGTCAACATTAGGTAGTAGGGAAGACTTCCTCCGGCCTAGAAGGAAATGATGGACGTCTAGGTAGGCTTCGCCGCAGATGGTGATGttagggtaggtagaggcGCGGTCGGCAAGGCAGTCGAGGGTGAAGCTGACGGTGCCATGGGTTGAGTTCTCGAAGGGGACAACGCCGAAATCCACATTGGAGGCCTGGACTTCGTCAACGACCTCTGTAGTCGGTGTTAGTGAAGCTTCTCATGTTCAAAAAATATGACTTCAACAGACCTCTGATCGTCGTTGTAGGGATGAGTTCCCACTTATCCTGGTTTGGAAAGGCAGATTTTGTCGCCTATACGTTGCAACAACCCCAAGtcaataatattagtctCATGAACACTACTGGGAAGGAAAAATTGTCCAGCGATATCAAAGTCAAAGCCTTTGAATGTCCCTCAAGCTGGATAGTCTCACTATCCATTTTTTTCTGGCTCCTTTTGATGCACTGTCTCAACCCTGACAGGCCGCGATAGCTCCCATTCTCCAAGGTGACCCGAGTCCCTCAAGCCCACGAGTAACCCGAAATCACTCAACCGTCCCTTCTAAGCCCATTTCATGCGGATCACATACCTGATGAGAATATGAAGCAAAAGGTCCCAAGAAGGCGACCTTCCTCCGGTGACTCCTCTCCCGAGTCCCTTCCGATGTCGGCGCAGTGGCCGTTCTTGAGCTCATGTTGCGCGGCCGTTCACAACCGTACTGTCTACCCGTCCAATATGCTTTCAATAACACACGTACCCAGATTACCGCTCAAAGAGATCCTAGGTTATCGTGGACGGATGTAGGAAGTTGGAAGAGTTAAGTCCCCTGATTTGTGTATGAGTTGGGAATAAAAGGTGCCAGTGACCAATCATTCAGAGAGCACAGCGGAGCATTGGAAGACCCATGTGCATGGTACCTGACGCAGTAGATGGATTTTTGGTGAAAGAAGTAATTTTGAAGTCCCGGGGTACCACTATTCATGTGTCGTTGCCCCGAGCAACAAGCTGCTCTATTGCATACCTTCAACTCAGACTCACCGGGCATCCCGAATTGTCTTCATGCTGGTTTCGACCGGCCACACACGGTTACCTCTCAAAGGTCCGACCGCCGGGCCCCGCTCCGGCCCCGATTACCGGCTTCAGATTTCCCAGACCTCATCAAAGTCGCGTTTCCAGGACAGCCCCACAATGAACGAGTGATGACATTGTGATCGCCGAGGACTGCATAGTCCCTGCTTTTGAAACCTAGTATTTACGCTAATAACAGTACAATAGGACagctcttttttttgttgatCTTTGGAGTATGGGCACTATTTGAGAGCGCCAACTGTAGATAGTTACCCTTCAGACGGTTATCAAGAACAATCGAAACTAAAAGCCATCAGGATCTAACAAAGACAGAATGAGCGTGGAATTCGGTCCTAGGCTACCGCGTACTAAGCCCTAGTTAAACCATATCTCATATCGACCTGTTTGATTTTTTCCACCCAAAATTCCATAACCCAGTTTTTATGAACCGAAAGCATAAAAGAGTGTTCATGAAGACAGACGCTGTCAGTCCCCGGAATAAAAGCAAATCCATTCCTCATGGTTCCGCGCTAGACATTCAATCCTTTCCATCTTCCAACTTGAGGTATTGCTTTGCGTCCAGCTAAGGGATTTTGGACAATTCATTCGTTGGTCTTGGTAAGACTTGCGAAGAATCAACTCTGCATCCCATTTATAGAACTTCCGCTTCAGTCATAGGCAATTTGATTCTGTTGCGGCTGTTAGCGAGTGGCCAGAGGTCGACCAAACAAGAAAATGCCATACCTTAGATTCCACTAAATCAAACTCAAGAAGCCGTCATCATAGAGCGAAGCGGGCTCGGGCGGGACACCTGGTGGTTACCCGGCTGATGAGGGCTTGCGCCGGAGCGAGCTGCGGACATTTTGCCCGAGCTGGCTGGCTTGAGAAGCGGCGCTGAATCAGCTTTaggtgtcgtcgtcggctcGGACGGGATAGCTTGAGTTCCGGGTCCCTCGTTGTCGGCGAGGGATTCAACTTGTCAATCGTCGTAGtactcatcatcgtcgctgACGTCAGCTAGCTGCTCGAAGTTGACTTTGTAACGGAGGATACCGCCGATACCACCGAAGCCCTTGACAAACTGGTTGCCCTCGGTAGAGCGATCGGAGACAAATTCGAGCGTGGCACCGAAATCCTTGTAGTGTTCTGCAATCCACTCAAGGAAGGACTCCTGGGAAACAACTTCCATCTCCTGGCCTGTCTCCTTGTCCATGAAAGCGTCGCGGCTGGCCTGCTCCTGTGCCTTGGTAGTATGCAGAATCACTTCGGATCCGTTGCTGTCCTTGAGAACCCAACGGTTGACCTCAAGGTTCTCGAAGACGATGAGGGTTTCAACGGCACCGAGCTCCAAAGCCTTGAGGGTATCCTCAATACCGTAGCAGACGCGGCCGGTATCCTGGCTAATCTCCTCGAAGTACTTGCCGAtgagcttcttctcctggATGAACTTGACGTTTCCGAGGGTCTCGGAGGACAGCTCAATAGCCTGGTTGAAACCGTTTTCACCA
Proteins encoded in this region:
- the vel gene encoding protein kinase CHM1 codes for the protein MAQNGNIYSREPFMNPGPAPRPPTDKPRLGLTPNTNSPGNISNLPGNMSNLSLRSPAPGVTSTYSGSTIALPIQRQMSNNDGTGGLAVIKQGWASVKESKNFINPWKNKYLILRKESLDFHKAESSKVAYTLYLKDVINVGRVEAAGTIFEIKRQSSGASTSPGEEENGIRTLQIRVKADDDLYEWIDFIYARCPGMGGVSNPTNFSHAVHVGFDPQTGEFVGLPPEWSKLLNSSAITQEDYERNPQAVFEVLDFYSDFNKNGGQAPTPNFPTPPSNSAQSKQLGYPSGGNSVAPPRPTQPLQQRNPSSNYPSSPQQQGGTSSRSSPPEQRQQASPSYNSERAREEQRRELERQQREMEERDRRDQEAYNASLPKTKTPMAQQEIGGGGYGGADRFNPTRAAPPAPKGLQQAPSLKAQRPAPPPPSSSSSRPPVAQQSSSSSQRDLAQAQAQRRAEQQAQAQRSQNGQAPPRPPHPSANQPSKIPTTVKPLNVGPKQPQDGVKAAEAALTSKPAASERSKDVRMSTMSEKEVMQKLREVVSHEDPEAKYSKQKKIGQGASGSVYVAKIRERPGQDPNVSRRRGQVAIKQMDLAHQPRKELIVNEIMVMKDSSHPNIVNFVEAFLKNKDSELWVVMEYMEGGALTDVIENNPVITEEQISTICLETCRGLQHLHERNIIHRDIKSDNVLLDARGNVKITDFGFCAKLTEAKSKRATMVGTPYWMAPEVVKQKEYGPKVDIWSLGIMAIELIESEPPYLNEEPLKALYLIATNGTPRLKKPEKLSKELKAFLSVCLCVDVKSRASADELIEHDFLKHGCPLSSLAELLAFKRSAK
- a CDS encoding chorismate mutase/prephenate dehydratase, which produces MSSRTATAPTSEGTRERSHRRKVAFLGPFASYSHQATKSAFPNQDKWELIPTTTIREVVDEVQASNVDFGVVPFENSTHGTVSFTLDCLADRASTYPNITICGEAYLDVHHFLLGRRKSSLLPNVDQNAKGTPLTSLSHVKRVYSHPQAFGQTAKFFATYLKGVETIEVSSTSKAAELAAADATGSSAAVAGEVAGEMAGLDVLARCIEDREDNTTRFFVLRRRPCSSRSDDGVEQEVQLPEGLPWTTDRAESLLGSPTSGGSPVSLSPRPSSSVSGSYGGRNDDTERIDAYKGLYKSMVSFTVPHHTPGALADVLGCFKRRGLNLTSINSLPSLIAPFQYLFFIEFEGNRWDDPEGRVSGLVGDVEWVEGVAERWRWLGSWLNQRRR